The nucleotide sequence AAATCAATCTACCACAAATCTTGATCCGAGTAGAGGAGGAAAGTAATTGAACTCAATGTCATGCACAATCCTTAAAATTCTATTGTGATTTGTGAGCAGTGCATGATACCTTGAATTGAATCAATTGTAGTTAAGTTGTAACCAGTTTCAATATCAGACATTAAAAGAAATCCTAAAGAAAAGGATAAGCTCAACCCAGAACTTAGAGCATAggttatttgaagtttttaaacTGTCTGCTGATTTGTAATTGTTGTTACTTGTTACCAATAGCATTATGTTCACAGTGATCCGGCTTTTACATTCCAACTCATCCATCTACTGTCATTCAGTCTACAACAATCGCAGACCATGTCTTTAGTCAATATAACATTAGTGCTATTGTTAGTCACAATATTAATGTGTTCTAGAGGTGCTCATCAACAAAACATCATTACCTCATACCACGAAGTTGCAGGCGTTTGAGCACCACATGCCATCAAGATCCTAACATGCAGTTCCCAGGTCGCCGCAAAAGGCTACATCTAGAAAAGAAGATAGTCAACCCTAATGAGCATTTTATAATCAGCGGCCAAGCTGACAACCACTTTATCAACACACCCTCCATGTTTCCACATATTAAGAATTATGTTGATAAGTCATAAGTCTATAGCTTTAGCCTTTATGACAAGAACAGATTTAATTGAAACagttgattttgaattataagGAATGATATATTCCTTTCAACTTGCAGAAAAAGAGAAGAGCTTTAGGAATATCATGATTTTCtacaaaaggaaaacaaaaaccACAACCCGTCCTCAAAAGAAACTGATGTGATAATACCATATGGATCCAGACAATCTGATAGGCAGTAAAATTTAAAGCATTTCTTAATTATGTGAAATAAAGGGTGATGTTATATCTTGTGACAACAGAAGATATTCCAAAGAATTTTCTTTCCAATTCAGAAATAATACATATGGTTGAAAACTGTACTAGAAGAAATCCAACTGGATCAAGATAAATGTTGCAATCCTATTGCAGGTTTTGAAAACAGacaagtttttcaaaaaaaaaaaaatagagacatTATTGAATCTAAAAAAGGTAGACCTAATATGAAATCGGCTAACTGTAATCGAAGTTGCCAGCTCATTTCTGTAATTATTCCATAATAATCCTGAGGTAGGAAGGAAATCAACCACAAGTTATTCCACGGTGAAACTGATTACTTAATAATTCTACCACACTTAATCCCTTCTTCTCCCAAAACATCCAAGAGACAAATTGGACTATATCAAATCTAACCGATTAACAAACTAAGTTTTCATCTCTCCTTAGAGATATGGAATATGTAATCCCAAAACTCAAATGGGTACTTCTGCCAGTTCAATATAGTCTAAAAGTATACCAATACAGATATGATTGAATACCATTACGCAGATGCATAATAACAAAAGCAAGCAGACAGTACTGGCTAGGTAAAAATGCAATCAAGCATGAATCAACGATTTACCTACACAactataaataagaataaaaaccgAGAGAAAAGCAAGCTCTCGTCCCAAAACTAAAATAGATACATGACAATAAAAACTGAGTGAAGGGCAGTAATAAATATCACAGAATTTTCCAGAACCCGTTCTATTATTTTGGCCAGTGCATGACAACCAGAGCCTACATAATATAATCTCTTCCCATCATGGGAATCACCATTAAATTGAATACAAACAAAGCCAATGGGAAAGGCAAAAGGTTTTGCACGAACGAATTTTATACAAATTATCAAGcatttaattttgattccacCCACTTAGCGGGAAAAGGCTTTAGGTTGTTGTTGGTATCAAGCATTTAATTTTAGATAAGCCACTGGTGAAAACGTGTTCTAGATTTTCAATTGACCATATGATACAACCACTCTAACAACCTGTTAGAGATGTATACGCCAAGTATAATCATGTGACACTCTTATAGATGACcatattttaatcaaattcaactttACCAATTATATGAAAGCATAAAACTAGAAACCTAAAAATTCAAATCAGATAGCTCAAAATTGTACATATTTCAAGACTGGGCAAAACTGACCTTGAAAGGGAAAATGAGCGCCGAGAGTGTTTTGCTTTTGGAGACAAACTGCAAAATTAACACTTGatcaattcttcaaatttaCCAAAATACATACCAAATCAAACTTGACCGAGGCAACCAAAGTGAACCTTCTGCTCCTGCCACTGTAGCTATGACTTAGACTGCAGCTTCGACTTCGTGATACATATGGGCTGCGGCTTCGAGAATAGCTCCTCCTCGAATCACGACTGGGACTTCTGGAGTGACTCCGATCATATTCCCTCACCTGGACCAACCAGAGAGATATGTCAAGAAGAGCAAGTACGTAAAATATAATGCAGAATGTAGCCAAATATAATATCGACTCACCCGTATGTATGATCGTGAAAATGCATTCCGAAATTCAGAGTCATCAAGTTTCCTGATCTGTATACAACACAAAGTTATTGAAGAATATCAACAGTGCTGGTCAAAATTACAACCATGAAGAATCCAGctcaagtaaaataaaaataaaaaccgaCAAATAtgcaagtaaaataaaaaaagtaaaaaaaaaactgataaaaatatttggtgatACAGATTAAGAATACTCACAGCATATTTCACATCATCATAATTGGTATAATCCACTATCCCAGTCAAGCCTGCATACAAATTATACCGATGTTTTAGAATTATGTGGTGAACATTTAAGAAATAAATCAGCTCAAAAAGCTTAAACTTAATGGCATTGTTTCCTAGACTCATTGTATCCCAAAATTAGTCATGCCCTCTAAATTAATATCACATTATCACCATTTGAGATTACGAGAAAAGGTAACAAAAAGACTGCTAAAATAAATACatccaaacattttttattagcTTATTTTTATGTCTGAAGGAAAGCCTATCATCAAACTACTGCATTTTTTATCCCCTTACTTTAGGTGCAATATCATTTTTACATTCTCCTCTAATCTAAAGGCTGAGGAGCGAAATTGCCACTGCACTCAAGGACACTCCTGCATTGACccttttataaacaaataaaacttgCTCCAAAATACATCCCAATCCACTTACCTCCACGCTCACGGAACACTTGAGAAAAACACACATGACCAGCTTTACGCATGTGATCCTAATAATATAGAATCCAAAATCAGTAAATATTATTcattaattttcaatcaatACAATGATTTAAATGTATAATGTCATTAATCTgctccaaaaaatattttttgcaaGTATCAAATGGCCATAGGAATAATGAATCGATCCATACTTTCAGATCTTGCCATGAAGCAGAAGGAGGCAATCCAGTAACCAGAACtgcaaatataataaatagggtCAACCAAAACATTCTCTTTTTAGGTACAAGTAGGAAAGACAGAAAGAAATGAGAAAAACTACTGTACAATGATACAaagctaaaaaatatatttttaattatattaggAAACAATAGATACCACGATAGTCAGATCGCCTGGAAACTCCACGGCTACCACTTCTACCGCTATGCCTACTGTATCGGTCTACTGATGATGAACTTCCCCGTCCACCATGTGCAAGTTCAACCTACAGTAACAAATAGTGACCAAAAGGTCATATGACAAAATTCGATAGTTGGTCCCATAGAAGCAGAAAAGAGAAGAAAGGGAAAATATTCTAACCAGTAATCGATAACCATCAAAATCATAACCATCTCTATAATAAATCGCATCTTGAGCATCACGAGCATCCTCAAACTGCAATATAATGTTTAAGATACATAGGACAGAACAAACAAGGGAACTAAAAAAAGTGTGATAACTACCCCTTCGCAtccttaaaaaatgaaatgtagACATACCTCAACAAAAGCATAACCTGGTGGTTTCGGAGGGATCTTCAAATCAATGTCAACGATAGGACCATACTGCATTTTGGCAGTGAAGAAAGCAATAGGATAAATTGAAATCCATACATACTGATCTTCAACTATATTTCATAAATGTGTGAATCCATGTATGTGTAATATATGAAGGTATTACAGTGAAAGCAAATAACGGGAGAAAATAGTATATAATAATACTTGATAGAAAACATAATGACGATGATAATTTAAGTGCACATCTTTCGGCATTGAAGTTAACAGCAATCCAGTGCATAATATGGTATTAGATATAAGTACCTTGTAGAAAAGATCCTCAACTTCTCTCAGGCGAATATCACCAGGAAGATTGCCAACATATAATGTGCGACTTGACCGGCCActcatttttttccctaaagcACAAACAGCACAGTTGAAATTACACATTTAAGATTTATGTATTGTCCAGTTATAAGTTTCCGTGCACTCCCTTCAGAAAAAATTCCCAAACTCTTACAAATTAATGAATTAACTCAGCTCAAACAGAACtgaaatatacatgatttgacAGAGTAATGCTCATCAAAATTTACTGAAAAAACCATCGTTGAAGGATTAAGATAAAAGGAGGAAAGAAATTATTAGATGAAAGTATTGTGAACTTGTGCACACCCTTCCTGCTTGCAGGAGGATATTAGAGATATAATCAAATATTAGCAGTTAGTTTGTTACTAAATGTAATTACTTTactcaattcaataaaaaaaaaatagaatttatgtATCTTTTCTCTCTTCCGTGACCTCTAACAAGTTTTGTAACGGAAATAATAAGAGCTTGGATATTACTGATAATAACTTGATAACAGCTTGATAGTAAGTTGATGCAAaacagtgttgtcaaatatcggCCATGGTGGCACCATGGCGGATATCGATGGAGGATTTTTGAAGAAACGCCGAGGCCTATTGACGTTGTATATGGCGGCACCATATGTCGGCTGTATGTCGGATTTTAGGCTTTCCTCCATCGATAACATTGATACAAAAGAATAACTCTAATCTTTAAATAGGCCCCTAAGCTAAAAACAAACTTGTAATTGATTTGAGTCTCTATTTGTAATTAGgttgatgaaattttaaatgcaaattatttatatattttgaagagatcaaattacaaattcaattacAAACTTTTAAGTCTAAAGACCTATATATAAAATTCCTCAAATAGTAGTTGATGGACATCCAGAGTAATTAAACCTAATAAGTAATATAAAAACTAATCCTAATAGATAATCTAAGATATTAAGATTATAAACTAGTGATAGGAAATAAACTAAGATACTTTAGAATTTAGATAcaatatcaaaaaaatattataagataATTTCTTATAATCTAACAATGATATAACTTTATACACACACAATACATAAATGGTCTGAAGTGAAATGAAGCGATAAAGATAACACACAGGATCGTAAATCATCAAGATCATGTTTGTTTAAGTTTGAGTTCTTCAGGGAACCTTTTTATATCTACTGTGTTGGCAATTCTACTATgatcatcaataaaaaatatattcagtCAAAGGAATAAACGAACATGtgatcgaaaaaaaaaaatattgcaacaACAATAAGTGAGGATTATTGAGAATTTAGATTAGATTACCTGAGAGAGATGTATAAGCAAGCAAATACGCGAAGAATGGAAGACGATGTTTGTTCTGTTCTGAGTCACAGAGGAAACTCAACATTTAATTGGAGGAGCAGGCAATATGTTATGGTGACACGTGGACGGCCAGAACAACGATTGCATCTTGGCTGTTTGTTTCTACCTTTTATTTAAGAGCTTTCATACAATTTTTCGGTAGAATGTCAAAGGAAAAAacagggaaaaaaaaaacacctagAAAGTCTTGCATGGTCATAAGCTTTTTGGGCACACAACAAAAAGGTTATACTAAACTTTGAAATAGTGTTGATATTGGTCAATAAATTTGTGCAGCCATTGTCATCTCTAAACACATGTTAGAAAGAAACGTTAGGAATATATTTCTTTAAGCAAATATCTTTACCAATAAAGAAACATGTAGATGCATATACAAGTGATGTGGAGAAGATaaaggactttttttttttgagagcagAAGATAAATGACTTATAAAATATTCGTCTTGCaaataacatgttgaatatAATCGTTGATTACcaacataaaatcatgataaacatcaaatattttcaacaaaaagcACATCTCTTGACCCTTGTTAGAAAATAAGTTAACTATCCAAAGTAAACAACCAGCACCAATCTCAATACAAGCACCACAACTTCTATCAACATTAAATTAACATATTCGGTTGAGCTTATCCACACACGCACAAGATTTCTTGTTGATAGGGGTACGTGCCCCACGTTTGGCTTGATGTCTTCCATTTCGCAACATATTCGATTGTGTTTATCCGCACGCACAACTTCATTCAGAACGTGGCTTTGTGCTCATAAACATTTTTGCTTAACAACGCTATAAACATGAAGCACAAGTTGATTGTCCAGTCCATTTGCGTTTTGTCTAAGTACGATGTCTTCATGGCTTCATATAACTCGGTAGACTTGAGAAAACCTCAATTAACTCATattcagtggcggagcccttcatgggctgaggtgggccacggcccacccggaaaaattataaaatcaacgattataggtctattttgcgatattttatgcaattttgcgTCAGTTTTAcgttttggttgatccaaattcctgcaaagtggtACAGTGAcccacccgaaaatttaaataattcaattataggtctattttgcgagattttatacaattttatatcagttttaggtttcggttgatcaaaattcccgcaaattggtgtagtggctcacccgaaaaatttaaataattcaattataggtctaatttgtgagactttaaacaatttttcaatagttaattttagtggcccaccctgacattttttttctggctccgccactgctcaTATTCAACTTTATTTGTGCTCCTCTCATCTCAAGTCGCCTGTCTGTCAATTTCGactaacataatatttatttttaggtgtaTACAACTCCAAAGCCTTCCCCTCCAAAAcatcatcccaaaaataactaatgaacttaaaaattaaattgtttattgtAAAAAGAATCGGAACAAgttttttataaatcaatatatattgTTAGCGTACAAATTTTTTACACCTATGTATAATAATGTGTTGTCATGTCAATTAATGACTATGACAagtatgtatttttattttttaactcatTAAATGTTCTGCCACACACCAATTGATTACTTTTTTGATTAAACAACAATAGATGTGCATGTAGAAAAATCAGTCAAAAGTGTTTTATGCGAACGCTTAATGTTAAGTTGATATGTCGAAAACAACGTTCTCAAACTAGAGTTCACAAGTGTATTATTTAGTTttgatttgaaataaaattgatttgttatttgatttataatattgttaatgaaatatttctataaaattATGCTCGAGTTCAAGAACAAGAAAACGTGAGTAAGTAATCATGTTTGATGTCTTAAGCTCTTTTGAACATACCACTTAATCTTAAATGGTTCGTAAgcacttattaaaaaaagttagctCAATAAATGAGTAATAGTGtaaatattatatgatttaaaggaccaatttgtaactaaaaaaattaaagatcaattcctaacaaaaaaaaaaacttaaataattaACTTGTTATTAACCTCTAACATAAAGGGCTGCAAGAGGTATTTGATATTCTCTAATTTATTACTACCTATTGTCTTAGTTATAAGCATCAACGGTTCGATCAATTTTGAGACCtattcatatattaaaaattcatcctttttttAAGATGccaatcaaaaaatatatttagaaacCAACCCAATTAAATATAAGACGTGCCTAAAGGGAAGTAAAACAAAGTCcaaaatacaacaaataacacTGAATCCGTTTAAACgctaataatgatgatgatgatgataataatatgTACGATAGATTgcttctcttaaaaaaaaaagtacgaCATTTTAACTAACAACAATTTCTCTTCgacaaaaagaaaactaattccttagaaaaaaacattttcttatgatgttcagggttcgaacctTAAATCTTACTTATAGTATGTATTTTTCTTACGAATTGAGCCAAGCTAACAAGCAAAATTGTTGttagtttttaaataaaaggaaaGGGAAGAAAAAGGTTTGAAAGGTCTTGGAAGTGAAATATGTCGGCCCACAAAGGCGGTTTAGCGTAATACAGTGGGTAACAAACAAAATTCAGTGTACCCCCAacgaactttttatttttgaagaacatTAATAAATCACGTGCGTTTGGCAAACAACTCAATTTGAATTAGAAGAAAATAAGACGACGATACTACTACTAGTTCCGCCGCGTCATCAACCAACGAACGAAGCAGGTTTACAATTACAACTTGTCATTTGATTTGTGACTCTACTTTTTCCGAAAAACCTTGAGTTGAGTCTCTTACCTCGTTCGTAGACCTCTTCTTCCCTCTCCTAAGCAAAGCAATAATGTCGGATGCTAAAACCCAAATCGAATCTCTCAGGAAATGGGTCGTTGAACACAAACTCCGTACTGTTGGTATATTTCCAAATCAATCATTTCCttcctttattttttcatttaggtcattctttttcttcaataattatttcttttttcgaTCAGGTTGTTTGTGGCTTAGCGGTATTACGGGTTCAATTGCTTATAATTGGTCTCGTCCTAACATGAAAACCAGTGTTAAAATCATTCACGCCAggtattattattgttttctataCATATTATCTGGATTTATTATGCCTATTAAATTCTGCAATCTATATTTCTTTGCATCAAGGGTTTTTGattcatcaatcaatttaaGTAAATATATAGCTAGTAATccctaaactctataaaattcattaatttaGTCTCTCTGGTTAAGATCTTATGACTAAATTCACAGATTTCATATACtctagggactaaattgatggtttattcaaaaaatattattctattGGTGTTCTGTGTTCATCTAATAAGCAACGAGATTATGAAGTTTTCATGAGGCTTACTATAGGGTTGATGTTTTGTTCCATTATGACTTGCTTCTTTAAATCCTTTTTTGCCTTATTGGTTTTGGGACTAgaatttgttttgaatggatTGGTTTTGGTTATTGAGTTGAATGCAGAGTAGTTAATGTTCTTTTACATTTTGATGAAAGTCAAGTGAACAATTAATTTGAGGTTAGAATTGCTTACTCTTCATGGAAGTCAAACACCCAAATTCGTATCAAAATCGATTTTATGATTCACATAACCTTCATCTCTCACAAAACTGAATCCATACTTGTGCTTTCTTTTTAGAGTTCTAAATTAGGGCAGTTGGAATGTTAAGAAATTATTCTTCAAGTAAAAATGTGTTTGAGAAGCTTTTTTTGGAATCTAAAACAAACTGGCTAGTATCATAGGAAAATTTTGCATTGCATCAGGTTACACTTTTTCTATATCGTTTGTGAGTAAACACTGTTACCTAGATTTATTTGCTCAACCTGTTATACCTCACATTTCCCTTATTTTCGTTTTGCAATGAATTCAACTTTTCCCTTGAAGTGTATTGTAAAATTCAGGATAATTAAAACATCAAACAGGATCCCTTTTATATCTAGTTCATAGCTGGCAATTGGAAAATTCAATTGTTGCTTGGTTCTAGGGCATGAAttgattgtaatttttattgCTTTGAAACAATGCTGAAGTGCTTGGCTATTGATGTTCTTTTTCATAGGTTTTggtttctgttttctttttattaccATCCTTGGctcctttttttctctctctccatgTTGTCATTAATAATTAGATGGGCATGGAAATGGATTGGAAAACCAGGTATCATGGAGTGATGTTAAATATCAGCGCTATAgcgtagcagaatttgaacaaatcactattgTTCCGTGTTTATGCTATatagtacaaaatgttgtcagaTAGTGTCTATAGCGGTGCAATAGCCCTGTTGCGTAGCAGAGTTTAAACAAACTGCTATTATCCCCTGACCCGCGATTGAAAACACTGTTATCGTATTTGATACACTAAAGGATATGATGTGTTTGTCTATCTAGCAAGTTCAAGTAGTAATAGACAGATGTTTGCATGCTGCTTGGTGAACTTCTgtagttttatttgatatatgttgtgattaaaacttcatctttcctatgctgaattttttctttgaaattgcTCAGAGACACCCTGTACAATTTTAAACTTACACTTGCTAATCTTTCTGTATCAGGTTGCATGCTCAGGCTCTTACACTGGGAGCATTAGCTGGAGCTGCAGTGGTAGAATATTATGATCATAAGTCTGAAGAAAAGGCTAAGGCTGCAAGGGATTCTAGGCGATAAATCTAACGAAGTTTGAGTTTCCGAAATTCTTTATACTAGCTGATATTTGTATCTGACATCTCACAGCTTGGCATAGTAGAATTTTAGTGATTGCAAATTTTGCAGTATAATTTGTCGTGGTTCATCAATgcccaaaataaaaattctacatTGAAATATTTACTTGCCGGGGAGAATATATTTCTTGTTGCAAATTACATTGGATTACTTTTAGTACAATATCATTTTTGGTCATTTTAAagggaaaaataatattatcaataTTGATGTGAAAATTAACCATTGATGAATATATGATGTCTATGTAATATGAATCTTTCATTTATTAACTGATATTTGGTATATTTTGTCTTGTAATGTTTGTTAACCACACAAGTTCTTTATCTCCACGGGCATGAGGTGAAACTTGTTAGGACTTGCATGTTAACCACCACTTAATTTGTAACACTTGGGCgtgttgtgaattgtgaaaACTCATATATCAACTGTTTAAAAATATATCCTAGCAAATATCAATTTAAACAAATTGAGTGTGTATAGGAAGGAAGGATTGAGATTGTTAAGTATCGTGGAGAATCTACGTACGCTTTGCTACATACTTGGGTAATTGGACGTGAACAACAAGCACTGAGATATGCACCCAATTGTATACAACAACAATCACGAGCCAAATTGAATGGACCAATTCATATAATCTAAACCAAACTAATTAGTCAAATCGAATCGACCAACTCATATAATCTAAACCAAACTAATGAAgtagtgtatgtttggtatcaAGATGGATATGCCAGAATTAACGACGATCAATAATCTGAACCAAACTAATGTAATGTATGTTTGGTATCAAGGTGGGTATGTCAGAATCACGACAATCAACTATGATTAACACACTCATCGTGATATAAAATATAGACGTGTTATAcgattttgaatgttttaataaattcaaattaagCAGTGAGTAGAATTATATTTTAgtgtaaaaatcacttttaaactaaaaaaaaaaaaacttccaaatttcaattttaaagacAAAATGAACATATGAAAATCAGTTTTATTCTCTCATGTGTTACAGTTGACCTTGTTGAGTTTTTAAATTTAGTATTGTtgattttgtaaccaaaaaatgaacacaaaatgtaaaaataaaattaaaaaatagaaatgcgAAATGAAACGCGCGTTTTATATGAGCGTATAAACTGGAACCAAACCTATACCCTAATCTCTTCTGCCACTTGTGCTGTGTTCCGTTCTCTTGTGGCTAAAGGTAA is from Medicago truncatula cultivar Jemalong A17 chromosome 1, MtrunA17r5.0-ANR, whole genome shotgun sequence and encodes:
- the LOC11412312 gene encoding serine/arginine-rich splicing factor SR30; the encoded protein is MLSFLCDSEQNKHRLPFFAYLLAYTSLSGKKMSGRSSRTLYVGNLPGDIRLREVEDLFYKYGPIVDIDLKIPPKPPGYAFVEFEDARDAQDAIYYRDGYDFDGYRLLVELAHGGRGSSSSVDRYSRHSGRSGSRGVSRRSDYRVLVTGLPPSASWQDLKDHMRKAGHVCFSQVFRERGGLTGIVDYTNYDDVKYAIRKLDDSEFRNAFSRSYIRVREYDRSHSRSPSRDSRRSYSRSRSPYVSRSRSCSLSHSYSGRSRSLSPKAKHSRRSFSLSRSQSRSRSPSPSPRGYQSRSPSQSSRSL
- the LOC11410770 gene encoding uncharacterized protein produces the protein MSDAKTQIESLRKWVVEHKLRTVGCLWLSGITGSIAYNWSRPNMKTSVKIIHARLHAQALTLGALAGAAVVEYYDHKSEEKAKAARDSRR